The Thermodesulfobacteriota bacterium genome window below encodes:
- a CDS encoding AmpG family muropeptide MFS transporter: protein MSALLDSFANRRIFFVLLLGFSSGIPLALTGTTLQAWMATEKVDLAVIGVFSLVGLPYAVKFLWSPLMDRFVPPFLGRRRGWMLLTQAALFAAVAAMAFSQPKAHPGILALLAFLVAFCSASQDIVVDAYRTEILLPEELGPGAGVHILGYRIAMLTSGAVALILADRMPWRLVYLLMAGSLAVGMAASLLSPEPELPPKRPRSLREAVVEPFLEFFGRPGAVGILSFIVFYKLDVVMATALTTPFLLELGFTKTDIGAVTKGLGMAATILGTLAGGAVVAKEGMKASLWIFGILQSVSTLTFYALAKLGYHYPMMVAAIGIENLCSGMGTAAYAAFLMSLCDRRFTATQYALLTSLMAVTRVVVGAPTGVLAGTYGWPAYFIVSALAAIPGLLLLLMYDRWRSPSPACGASGGR, encoded by the coding sequence ATGTCCGCGCTCCTGGATTCGTTCGCCAACCGGCGCATCTTCTTCGTCCTTCTCCTCGGATTCTCCTCCGGGATCCCGCTCGCGCTGACCGGGACCACCCTCCAGGCGTGGATGGCGACGGAGAAGGTCGACCTGGCCGTGATCGGCGTCTTCTCGCTCGTTGGGCTGCCGTATGCCGTCAAGTTCCTGTGGTCCCCTCTCATGGACCGCTTCGTCCCGCCGTTCCTGGGCCGGCGGCGCGGGTGGATGCTGTTGACGCAGGCGGCCCTCTTCGCCGCCGTCGCCGCGATGGCGTTCTCCCAGCCGAAGGCGCACCCGGGGATCCTGGCGCTGCTCGCCTTCCTCGTCGCCTTCTGCTCTGCAAGCCAGGACATCGTCGTGGACGCCTACCGCACGGAGATCCTCCTCCCGGAGGAGCTGGGACCGGGGGCGGGGGTGCACATCCTCGGCTACCGGATCGCGATGCTCACTTCGGGAGCGGTCGCGCTGATCCTCGCCGACCGGATGCCCTGGCGGCTCGTCTACCTCCTCATGGCGGGATCGCTGGCCGTCGGGATGGCCGCGTCGCTGCTCTCCCCCGAGCCGGAGCTTCCGCCGAAACGGCCACGGTCGCTGCGGGAGGCGGTCGTCGAGCCGTTCCTCGAGTTCTTCGGCCGCCCGGGCGCCGTCGGGATCCTGTCGTTCATCGTCTTCTACAAGCTCGACGTCGTGATGGCCACCGCGCTGACCACGCCGTTCCTTCTCGAGCTGGGGTTCACGAAGACCGACATCGGGGCCGTTACGAAGGGGCTCGGCATGGCCGCCACGATCCTCGGCACCCTGGCGGGCGGCGCCGTCGTGGCGAAGGAGGGGATGAAGGCGTCGCTTTGGATCTTCGGGATTCTGCAGTCCGTGTCGACGCTGACCTTCTACGCGCTGGCGAAGCTGGGGTACCACTACCCGATGATGGTGGCGGCGATCGGAATCGAGAACCTGTGCAGCGGGATGGGGACGGCGGCGTACGCCGCTTTCCTGATGAGCCTGTGCGACCGGCGGTTCACGGCCACGCAGTACGCGCTGCTGACCAGCCTGATGGCGGTCACCCGCGTGGTCGTCGGCGCGCCCACGGGCGTCCTCGCCGGGACGTACGGGTGGCCGGCCTACTTCATCG